The genomic region tggtaaCTGtaagctggtggctggaagctgtagctttttagatatatttagtGTTTGGTaaagtagctggagcttttaataaaatgtataaaatgaccaaaatggacataactaaaaatttagaaagttggtgcattaaaaagtttcctatttttagaggttaaaatagtcatttttccctaaaagcttgtagctccttctaaacgctactggtagtagcgttcaaccaaaagcttcaagctcctaacctaaaagcttaaagctccttcaaccaaacaagactttttattgagtaggagctttttcttaaaagcttaaagctagaagctcataaaagctccatgccaaacataccctacaTCATGTTTGTGATGATAAGTTTAATGGCACATATAGCATTATTACATGTGACAAGCAATTGCTTGAATGTATGACATCGctaacaaaaaatacaaaatatgcTAAAAAAATCTCCATATAAAGTTTATTATATCATGCCATCAAACACATTGATGCATAAAATCTTAAACAAAAAAAGCATTCACAAAGTCGTATATCATTTGAACTTGCAAGCACTGATGATACAGCTGGCTGCAACAGTTTCACCTCACACTACAGTCTATAAACAAGAACAAAGTGACACATTTTGGTCTTGTAACCTGGATGCTGACATGTGTGGATTTGTTCATCAATGGTTCTTGGACTGCatttaaaaagatttgaaaagaTTTCAATGCTTGTTAATCTATTCAAAAAAGAGAGCAAAAAAATGTACCTCAATGTTCCGAGACATTTCCTTCACCTGCTCAGCAATTTCTTGCCTCTTCTTTGCAGCTGCAGAACCCAAATCCGGAACAACATTAAGATCCATGGGTCAACTTAGTGGACAGAAGCGGGTTGAGGGGGTTAAACATATTCTGAATGAACTTATCACTTCTTATAGTGCATGTTGGGTTGACCCGCAAACATTATCACTCATCTAAAATAATTTAAATCTTTGGATAAAACACAGTTTAGACCCATCACCTTTTAGTTATTTTTCTTTGAACAAAACCCAAATCAACTTATTCATAAGTAAGGGGCTTAAAATTACAACCAGTAAATCTATTGTGCTTTTGTTTACCTAGGCTCGCCATTTCTTCCATTGACTTTGAAGTCCTCACAGCAAATCGTTGGAACGCCCGGCTAAAAAATTGGATtccatgaaaaaaaaaaaaacatcagcGTCACGTAAGAAGCAGCGTAAAGAAAGAAATAAGCGTAACAACAACATTGTGTTCTAGCACTATGAAGTAACAACTAACAACCAAATGTATACTATGATTGTTTAAAAGAACCTGCAAATGAAAACAGAGGTTTTGAAACATTCTGCACAATATTATGCAATTACTGGATAACACAAGCAACTAAGCAAGCCCCTCAAACATTCACCATAATATGTTCAAACTGATTTCCTGCTAGATTATTGTGCATTCCTAGACAGCAAGAGGAAGCAACCAAACATTCAAATTCATAcaccaaaagaaaaaaaaaatataataacatGATCAAAACCCATGCATCGCCCTGCTTGTGGTATGCGCacataatgtatatatgtgtgggcgctcggggggcaaaagcgaaagtgcactaattttaacgttattttactaatttcgtgaaaataacattaaaagagggggatggttaatcatgcaacATGTGGTGGCGTactggcgttgatagccgaaagacaagggagtacatgcactaatcggcctttgtcttaattgccgagtgttatgtgccttatgtccaaggcttgatgcaaaactactacgggggtctcactggaagcagcctctctattcctacggagtagaggtaaggctgtctataTCTTACCCtactcagaccctaccttagctttggtattggtgggatttactgagcatgatgatgatgataatgatgatcaAAACcttgcagttaatatcggtgatatcaGTCCCCAAGTAAAATATCGGACAGAATATCGGTAcggatattatcggcgatattgaccaatataactgatatatcaccgatatttgaccgatatatcaccaatatatcactgaattataagtgttaaattgctatatatgtatgtatatatatatatatatatatatatatatatatatatatatatatagggtaaggttcatgcgagaaccacctttattgcgagaaccgcgagaaccaatgtgaacacaagctaaaatagctaaaaaaaccctaaaaaaaacctaacccccaccccccccaccccccaaaaacctaaacccccccacccccccccccaaaaaaaaacctaaccccccccccccaagctaaatgctaaaaactaaaaccctcaaccccccccccacccccccccccccaaagctaaaatgctaaaaactaaaccccccaaaaaacttaaaaaatctaaaaaaatcaaaaaaaatctaaatttttttttttatttttttactattttttatgttcaaatcgctacttttagtagccaaaaaaaaaaatttttttttttttaaatttaaaaaaaaaagaatttttttttttttggatactaaaagtagcgatttttatataaaaaatagtaaaaaaataaaaaaaataatttttgggtgttttttagatttttttaggtattactgtttgtgttcacactggttctcgcggttctcgcaataaagggtggttcctaacggatctttgtcctatatatatatatatatatatatatatatatatatatatatatatatatatatcaattctacattgtattatgattaccaatatctcaccgagataacctatatctcaaataccGGTCCTTGACCTATATACGATATTTTACCGCATAGATCAAACCCCAATAACTCAGCTAAACAGTCAAAGCTTCTTTGTGACATAACCAAAAATACACTTGTTACATGAAATCTGTAGTATAATAAAGTTGTGGAAGGGGGCAAAGCATAGTGAAAAGTTTGGAAACGTTGAAGCTTCCAAATATATGATAAAGTATCTGagttatataataataataataatgaacataaataaataaatagcaTGTAAATCATAATTGAAGGAAGCAACCACCTGTTGGCGAGACTATCGACGAGGAGCTCATTAACAAGGTAAGACATAACACGTTGCACAAAATTTCCTCCCGCCATGaatgatcttcttcttcttcttcttcctgttCCTGTATAAACAAATCAAATGAAACCTAATTCTTTATTGATTGAGGTATAATAATAGAATTTGTGGTCGCAATCTTCGAATTAACGCAAAGATTAAGGTTGATTAGATGCACCTGATGGATTATTTGTGCCCTAGTTTCTCGAAACGTCGAGAGAGGGAACCAAAAGAGAAAGAAGACTTGTATTCCGCCTGCCTGGTTAGTTAGTTATTTTATCACTCGGTGCGGTTTGCTTGGGCCTCCTTTGGCCCATTATTAATCAAGTCATGGGTTGTTTGGTTAAGGGCTGAATCACTAAAAACTCTGAAtcattaaggggctgtttggcaacatctgaatagttaagtgctgaatcagtaagatgtctgaaccattaagtgctgaaccagcaacaggtctgaaccattaagagcatgtataatgcttaaccgttcagaggtaaatgtctgaccaattctgattagagatcttaaccatttagaatcagtataatgcttaatcattcagaggcaaatgtatgaaccattcaaacatttgctcacgaaacaaacagtctaaaccatggttgcaaaagtcgctaggcgctccctagtcggtcgaccggggagttgagagtactcggcctaggcggatagtacacggggagtactcggacatgccaaattataaagaaattagttttcggaaattaaatatgttttaaataacataaatttactaatactACAACAAAATACATGAaattgatattcattctttaatatgataggaatagaaattgtgttttattttattttaagtcaaaATCGGCCCAAGTTGACCTATTAGATCCGATTTTCGCCGGTAATGCCTGCATTTGATCGATTCCGTGTAATTAgtcggagttgaagaaagtcgtCTCGGCAggctaccttgtagcgactactcggagagtattcggccttggagaccttgttttacaaccattctgaaccattaagtgctgaaccggtAAGAGATCTAAACTATTAAGAGTCtcgttaagaggtaaacaaacagccccttaatttGATAAAAATACAAATTAAATAACCAATCATCTTTACGAATTTAAAACTAAACCAAATTACTTATATCCTTATTAGTAATTCAATCTTTTACTAATATTACCTTACGAGATAGAGTAAattataaaaatctcgtccttTATTTTGACAATAGATTGCAAAGTATGTCATTTGTTtttaaaaagtacaaaaaaagtgctcgatgtttgcaaaccactacacgttatgtcctttaaccctaGCTCAATTAgtggtttgcaaacatcgagtacgtttttttgtactttttaaaGACAAATGACACACTTTGCAATCTAGTGTCAAACTGTCAACATAaatgacgatttttgtaatttactcttagaGATATCCTTCAACCACCCCTTGAGAACAAACCGAATCACCCTTATACTTTCCACATTAACTATTCGTGTCTTTCATGTTAGTATTGCACCAAGTATTACACTTAAAAGACTTCACACACTCATGTATTAATTGACAACCAAGGACGTTATTGTGAGTGCTTATGCATGTTTATTGTCATTTGACAGTTAACAAATATTAATGAACTCATGAAAACTCAAAAGGGGTATCGTGATTGTTTATTTGTTGCTTTGACAGTTGGACTGGTGCTTAGGGATAAAGAAATTCAAGCAAACTCGGTGCTAGCCTTACTGGAATTCACAAATCACGAAGAAAGAAGAGAGATATATCTCACTTGGTGCACAATTcatgaaaaatgaaaatatttgCTTGCTTGCATGTGTTGTTGTTTTGGTCTATTAGCCTCAAAATATCCTTAGGATCAATGTTAAAATCAACTCAAATACATTACGCTGCGCTTAATGTCAATCCGTTATACAAAGGTAATTCATATCCAAATGAACACTACCCTTAACAAACAAATCACAATGTTTGTTGGTTTACATGAAAAATGATTTATCATACAACGATATGGTAATTTCAGAAGAAGCTCAAGTTCATTCTTTAAATTGCCATTCCCTGCGACACAAGGGACAATGTGCCTGAGGAGTCTGTGAATGCACCCATTTCAGAATGCAGTGAAGATGGAAAGCGTGATTGCAAGCACCCCATACTGCATCAATCAAGTAAATCAAATTAGTTAAACCGTTAAATATAAATACTTGAACACAAAAGCTAACGACATACTTATGAATGGGTCGACTTGGGTTTTGTTTGAtgtttaaaacaaaatataaaacGAAACAGGAAAATGAGTAAAAAAAACCTTCTATAAAAATGCCTTTATTCCCCATATATTTTTAGCTGCACTTAAATTACACATCACCGCCCGTTTTGCTACCTCATATTGGGTCAAAGGCTTCTTGGTAGCATGAAACCCACTTCTAAGTTCTACACTTCTACATCTCCACACATTGCTATAAACTTAATTATAACTACTTACTGCATAGCTATTTTGTTGTTCTAATCGAATGGTACATACCATATTTTAGCTAATAAATTCAGTGaataattgtatgtttttttttctgaTGTACAAAATATAGAAGCATAAtagatattatattatataagtTTGGTTACTTTATTTCAAGCGCTACTTGTTTAGGAAAATTCCAAAGATTTTGAGGAAAAACAAAAGTTTCAAGTCAACCAAAACCATCTTGACCTTTAGGTGACGTCCTCAAAGCTTGTTTTGGGTGACGTTTAGGTTTCGTAGCTCGGGGGCATGCCCCCTTCAAGTTTGTAACACCTTTTTCATTTATAAAATTTGCCGGGCGAAAGCTAATATACCAAAAAAAAACCCCCATCTTGACCTATACCAAAAATGACATGTTTTggtaagttacccaacccgctcaTTACGACACCTTTCGGTTCTCATTAAGAAGCATGTGATTTATATATCAAACATTTTAAAaaga from Helianthus annuus cultivar XRQ/B chromosome 10, HanXRQr2.0-SUNRISE, whole genome shotgun sequence harbors:
- the LOC110885037 gene encoding uncharacterized protein LOC110885037 gives rise to the protein MAGGNFVQRVMSYLVNELLVDSLANSRAFQRFAVRTSKSMEEMASLAAKKRQEIAEQVKEMSRNIESKNH